A region from the Gossypium hirsutum isolate 1008001.06 chromosome A08, Gossypium_hirsutum_v2.1, whole genome shotgun sequence genome encodes:
- the LOC107920349 gene encoding glutathione S-transferase U23 isoform X3, whose protein sequence is MAEEVVLLDFWLSMFGMRSRIALAEKGIKYEYEEEDLWNKSALLLQTNPVHKKIPVLIHNGKPICESLIQVQYINEVWHDKAPLLPSDPYQKATARFWADYVDKKDFGLVPIKVATWGPFVLLNMDNEILQKDNIDTGNVASEWLGSSSELFSLNGVDTTLTYVCRCEYIIECNWKVFCDNYLDGGYHVPFAHKGLASGLSLDSYTCFYFYFKVHACVGC, encoded by the exons ATGGCAGAGGAAGTAGTACTGCTGGATTTCTGGCTAAGTATGTTTGGGATGAGATCCAGGATTGCTTTGGCTGAGAAAGGGATAAAGTATGAATACGAGGAAGAAGACTTGTGGAACAAGAGTGCTTTACTGTTACAGACGAACCCTGTTCATAAGAAAATCCCTGTTCTTATCCATAACGGTAAACCTATTTGTGAGTCGCTCATTCAGGTTCAGTACATCAATGAGGTATGGCATGACAAAGCTCCTTTGCTCCCTTCTGACCCTTACCAAAAAGCTACTGCTAGATTCTGGGCTGATTATGTTGACAAGAAG GATTTTGGACTTGTACCTATTAAAGTTGCTACTTGGGGACCATTTGTTCTTCTTAATATGGACAATGAGATTTTACAAAAGGACAATATTGATACTGGCAACGTTGCAAGTGAATGGCTTGGTAGCTCCTCTGAATTATTTAGCCTTAATGGAGTTGATACCACACTAACTTATGTTTGTCGATGTGAGTACATCATAGAATGTAACTGGAAG GTATTCTGCGACAACTACTTGGATGGTGGTTACCATGTGCCATTTGCACACAAAGGCCTTGCATCTGGTCTTTCACTTGATTCATATACATGCTTCTATTTTTAC TTCAAAGTGCATGCATGTGTGGGATGCTGA
- the LOC107920349 gene encoding glutathione S-transferase U2 isoform X1: MAEEVVLLDFWLSMFGMRSRIALAEKGIKYEYEEEDLWNKSALLLQTNPVHKKIPVLIHNGKPICESLIQVQYINEVWHDKAPLLPSDPYQKATARFWADYVDKKDFGLVPIKVATWGPFVLLNMDNEILQKDNIDTGNVASEWLGSSSELFSLNGVDTTLTYVCRCEYIIECNWKVFCDNYLDGGYHVPFAHKGLASGLSLDSYTCFYFYDDKAFIERSLADSEKVHVLANNLWFCLYAQNLLLILQPPKPV; this comes from the exons ATGGCAGAGGAAGTAGTACTGCTGGATTTCTGGCTAAGTATGTTTGGGATGAGATCCAGGATTGCTTTGGCTGAGAAAGGGATAAAGTATGAATACGAGGAAGAAGACTTGTGGAACAAGAGTGCTTTACTGTTACAGACGAACCCTGTTCATAAGAAAATCCCTGTTCTTATCCATAACGGTAAACCTATTTGTGAGTCGCTCATTCAGGTTCAGTACATCAATGAGGTATGGCATGACAAAGCTCCTTTGCTCCCTTCTGACCCTTACCAAAAAGCTACTGCTAGATTCTGGGCTGATTATGTTGACAAGAAG GATTTTGGACTTGTACCTATTAAAGTTGCTACTTGGGGACCATTTGTTCTTCTTAATATGGACAATGAGATTTTACAAAAGGACAATATTGATACTGGCAACGTTGCAAGTGAATGGCTTGGTAGCTCCTCTGAATTATTTAGCCTTAATGGAGTTGATACCACACTAACTTATGTTTGTCGATGTGAGTACATCATAGAATGTAACTGGAAG GTATTCTGCGACAACTACTTGGATGGTGGTTACCATGTGCCATTTGCACACAAAGGCCTTGCATCTGGTCTTTCACTTGATTCATATACATGCTTCTATTTTTAC GATGACAAAGCTTTCATTGAGAGAAGTCTAGCGGATAGTGAAAAAGTTCACGTACTAGCAAATAATCTCTGGTTTTGTTTGTATGCTCAAAATTTACTGTTAATCTTGCAACCTCCAAAACCTGTTTAA
- the LOC107920349 gene encoding choline monooxygenase, chloroplastic isoform X2, which yields MLEKRIALAEKGIKYEYEEEDLWNKSALLLQTNPVHKKIPVLIHNGKPICESLIQVQYINEVWHDKAPLLPSDPYQKATARFWADYVDKKDFGLVPIKVATWGPFVLLNMDNEILQKDNIDTGNVASEWLGSSSELFSLNGVDTTLTYVCRCEYIIECNWKVFCDNYLDGGYHVPFAHKGLASGLSLDSYTCFYFYDDKAFIERSLADSEKVHVLANNLWFCLYAQNLLLILQPPKPV from the exons ATGTTGGAGAAGAG GATTGCTTTGGCTGAGAAAGGGATAAAGTATGAATACGAGGAAGAAGACTTGTGGAACAAGAGTGCTTTACTGTTACAGACGAACCCTGTTCATAAGAAAATCCCTGTTCTTATCCATAACGGTAAACCTATTTGTGAGTCGCTCATTCAGGTTCAGTACATCAATGAGGTATGGCATGACAAAGCTCCTTTGCTCCCTTCTGACCCTTACCAAAAAGCTACTGCTAGATTCTGGGCTGATTATGTTGACAAGAAG GATTTTGGACTTGTACCTATTAAAGTTGCTACTTGGGGACCATTTGTTCTTCTTAATATGGACAATGAGATTTTACAAAAGGACAATATTGATACTGGCAACGTTGCAAGTGAATGGCTTGGTAGCTCCTCTGAATTATTTAGCCTTAATGGAGTTGATACCACACTAACTTATGTTTGTCGATGTGAGTACATCATAGAATGTAACTGGAAG GTATTCTGCGACAACTACTTGGATGGTGGTTACCATGTGCCATTTGCACACAAAGGCCTTGCATCTGGTCTTTCACTTGATTCATATACATGCTTCTATTTTTAC GATGACAAAGCTTTCATTGAGAGAAGTCTAGCGGATAGTGAAAAAGTTCACGTACTAGCAAATAATCTCTGGTTTTGTTTGTATGCTCAAAATTTACTGTTAATCTTGCAACCTCCAAAACCTGTTTAA